Proteins from one Chroococcidiopsis sp. CCMEE 29 genomic window:
- a CDS encoding cation:proton antiporter, producing the protein MALPILALVSFWAIPRIGRFVIKPGSDALIQQFTFVLTCLFIISSSTLLLGIDSIVGAFIAGLALNSLVSSTSSLMKQVEFIGNGLFIPCFLISVGVLCNPKVLIEYPENLGLTAFVILCAVGAKFFAAWIAGIVFKYSFAEIMIVLGLTMSRAALVLVVALYSIKTMIPDGSSTILNKALFNSTIAYIIVTCLVGPVVTDTFGKRIAQQTVGTVVSYCAKKTASEGRESHQRH; encoded by the coding sequence GTGGCACTCCCCATCCTTGCCCTAGTGTCATTTTGGGCAATCCCTCGTATCGGGCGATTTGTAATTAAACCAGGTTCCGATGCGCTGATTCAGCAATTTACTTTTGTTCTGACTTGTTTATTTATTATTTCTTCATCCACTTTGCTATTAGGAATTGATTCGATCGTGGGTGCTTTTATCGCAGGACTCGCCTTGAATTCTTTGGTTTCATCGACCAGTTCCCTGATGAAGCAAGTCGAATTTATAGGCAATGGTTTATTTATTCCGTGTTTTTTGATTTCGGTTGGGGTGCTTTGTAATCCCAAAGTTCTTATTGAATACCCCGAAAACTTGGGATTGACCGCCTTCGTAATTCTATGTGCCGTGGGTGCAAAATTCTTTGCCGCCTGGATTGCAGGCATTGTATTTAAGTATTCCTTCGCTGAAATCATGATCGTGTTGGGGCTAACAATGTCCCGTGCAGCCTTAGTGCTGGTCGTTGCTCTGTACAGTATAAAGACCATGATTCCCGACGGAAGCAGTACCATTTTAAATAAAGCGCTTTTTAACTCTACCATTGCCTACATTATTGTCACCTGTTTAGTGGGTCCCGTGGTGACAGATACATTTGGCAAACGGATCGCTCAACAAACCGTGGGGACTGTTGTTTCGTACTGCGCCAAGAAAACTGCATCTGAGGGACGGGAATCTCACCAACGCCATTAA
- a CDS encoding amidase: MHNLIFTPAYQLAHAIRCRQVSAMETLDAFLQQIDVHNPKVNAIVTLDIERAYYLARLADEAIARGDWWGPLHGVPITVKDFFETAGLRTTCSDRRLTDYIPSRDATAVARLRQAGAIILGKTNLPFLAQDFQTDSPLLGRTNNPWNLARTPGGSTVGYCGSSFSWHSPSLP, encoded by the coding sequence ATGCATAACCTTATCTTTACTCCAGCCTATCAATTGGCACATGCCATCCGTTGTCGTCAGGTATCGGCAATGGAGACCTTAGATGCATTCCTGCAACAGATCGATGTTCATAATCCTAAAGTAAACGCCATTGTTACTCTGGATATTGAGCGAGCCTACTATCTGGCTCGTTTAGCAGATGAGGCAATTGCACGGGGGGATTGGTGGGGTCCGTTACATGGCGTTCCGATTACTGTAAAGGATTTTTTTGAGACAGCAGGACTCCGAACAACCTGTAGTGATCGTAGGTTGACAGACTATATTCCATCGCGTGATGCAACGGCAGTTGCACGATTACGGCAGGCTGGAGCTATTATTTTAGGCAAAACAAACTTACCCTTTCTAGCGCAAGATTTTCAGACCGATAGCCCCCTATTGGGTCGAACCAATAACCCGTGGAACTTAGCCCGGACACCGGGTGGTAGTACAGTTGGATACTGTGGTTCAAGCTTTTCGTGGCACTCCCCATCCTTGCCCTAG
- a CDS encoding HEAT repeat domain-containing protein encodes MVTRKGASRPLGVPTDIQQRLNSGVIQTVNLSECLVVDFAVLMAQVVPELAGKAVAQICPNDGITKRMAIAGQLLFDQLGADGIPTLLEHPSDTVRGWAAYLIAAIPDLPLAERLSLVRPLADDSHFGVREWAWLAIRSYIAADIKEAIALLISWLSEASPNVRRFAVESTRPRGVWCSHIKDLKTKPEIGLPLLEPVRSDSSAYVQDSVANWLNDAAKSQAAWVYGICQRWQRESQTPATQRICTRALRSLNS; translated from the coding sequence ATGGTAACTCGTAAAGGTGCTAGCCGTCCATTAGGTGTTCCAACTGATATTCAACAACGGCTAAACTCTGGTGTAATTCAGACCGTCAATTTATCTGAGTGTTTAGTTGTGGACTTTGCTGTGTTGATGGCGCAGGTAGTTCCAGAATTAGCCGGTAAGGCAGTAGCGCAAATCTGCCCAAACGATGGCATTACAAAGCGAATGGCGATCGCTGGTCAACTGTTGTTTGACCAGCTTGGTGCGGATGGTATCCCAACATTGTTGGAACATCCATCAGATACCGTGCGGGGGTGGGCAGCATATCTAATTGCTGCAATCCCGGATCTCCCATTAGCAGAGCGCTTATCGCTAGTACGTCCCTTGGCAGATGATAGCCATTTCGGTGTAAGGGAGTGGGCATGGTTAGCTATCCGCTCCTATATTGCGGCAGATATCAAAGAGGCGATTGCCTTATTAATCTCGTGGTTGAGTGAAGCGTCTCCAAATGTGCGACGATTTGCGGTCGAAAGTACCCGCCCTAGAGGGGTGTGGTGCAGTCATATCAAAGACCTTAAAACTAAACCCGAGATAGGGTTGCCTTTACTAGAGCCAGTTCGTTCTGATTCCTCAGCCTATGTTCAGGATTCAGTTGCAAACTGGTTGAATGATGCTGCAAAATCCCAAGCAGCTTGGGTGTATGGCATTTGCCAGCGGTGGCAACGTGAGAGCCAAACACCCGCAACCCAACGTATTTGCACCCGTGCCTTGCGTAGCTTGAACAGCTAG
- a CDS encoding NB-ARC domain-containing protein, producing the protein MTVEAALNVVDAALKPGSLTNLQELIFRQSWDGKSYQEIAASAGYDPEYIKDVGFKMWQLLSKALGEKITKKNFQSVLRQRAQQLQLTQTPPASNRRAIALSQRQDWREAMDVSVFYGRAEELATLEQWIVQERCRLVAVLGMGGIGKTALSVKLAQQIQNQFEYVIWRSLLHAPPIQEMLAELILFLSNQQEIALPETIDARISRLMEYLRSSRCLLILDNAESILRSGEQAGHYREGYEGYSELLRCVGEAPHQSCLVLTSREKPRELASKEGETLPIRSLKLMGLKQAEAWQIFKAKGFFSGSESEWKTLIEHYGGNPLALKMVASGIQYLVEGSITEVVELLNQGSFVFDDIRDLLARQFNRLSELEKQVMYWLAINREPVSFQELQADLVPKIPPSKLLENLASLERRSLIERNSTSFTQQPVVMEYMTERLIEQVCQEITTEEIALLMSHALIKATAKDYVRASQIRVILEPIADRIRTTFRTKKDIEYQLCQILFKLREEFSASPGYSGGNIINLFNQLKINLANYDFSNLTVWQADLRQVNLYNVNFQNADLVKSVFAESLSGVLSLAISPCGKLLATGDSNNEIRLWQVADGKQLLTFKGHTSWVWSVDFSPDSHTLVSGSADSSVKLWDVSTGQCLKTLHGHISAVRAVAFSPQGNTLASGSDGQTLKLWDVSTGQCFNTLHGHTSGVWSVSFSRQGNTLASGSADSSVKLWDVSTGQCLKTLHGHTGLVFSVGFSSAGQTLASGSADSSVKLWDVSTGQCLKTLHGHTSGVWSVAFSPNAQNLASGSDDSSVKLWDVSTGQCLKTLHGHTGIVFSVSFSPSAQTLASGSFDSSVRLWDAITGQCLKTLHGHTSRVRCVGFSVDGKTLASSSEDSSVRLWDAITGQCFKTLHGHTSGVWSVSFSPQGNTLASGSDDQTVRLWDISTGQCLKTLHGHTSGVRAVAFSPEGNTLASGSDGQMVKLWDVNTGQCLNTLCGHTDRVWSIGFSPDGQTLISGDGDHTVRLWDVSTGQCLKTLHGHNALVSSVGFSSAGQTLASGSADRTVRLWDVNTGQCLNTLHGHTDIVWSIDLSPDGQTVISGSGDHTVRLWDVKTGQCLNTLHGHTSGVWSVGFSPDGSTLVSGSQDETIKLWDVKTGECLKTLRADRLYEGMNITGVTGLTEAQKSTLRTLGAVELFASVVPAPRQLDLNCGHR; encoded by the coding sequence ATGACTGTTGAAGCAGCACTAAATGTCGTGGATGCAGCTCTGAAGCCAGGGAGTTTGACCAACCTTCAAGAACTAATATTTCGCCAATCCTGGGACGGAAAGTCTTATCAAGAGATTGCAGCCAGCGCTGGCTACGACCCTGAATATATCAAAGATGTTGGCTTCAAGATGTGGCAACTACTCTCAAAAGCGCTAGGAGAGAAGATCACTAAAAAGAATTTCCAATCAGTGCTGAGACAGCGGGCACAACAGCTTCAATTAACACAAACACCGCCAGCCTCAAATCGAAGAGCGATCGCTCTTTCCCAACGCCAAGACTGGCGAGAGGCGATGGATGTCTCCGTTTTCTACGGACGCGCCGAAGAACTTGCCACTCTAGAGCAGTGGATCGTGCAGGAGCGCTGCCGTCTAGTGGCAGTATTGGGGATGGGTGGGATTGGCAAAACCGCGCTGTCTGTGAAGTTAGCACAACAGATTCAAAACCAGTTTGAGTATGTAATCTGGCGATCACTCTTGCATGCCCCGCCAATTCAAGAAATGTTGGCAGAGCTGATCCTATTCCTGTCTAACCAGCAGGAAATTGCTTTACCAGAAACTATAGACGCAAGAATATCGCGACTGATGGAGTATTTACGCTCCTCACGCTGTCTGCTGATCCTCGATAATGCTGAATCAATTCTGCGCAGTGGGGAGCAGGCTGGACACTACCGAGAAGGATACGAAGGGTATAGTGAACTCCTAAGATGTGTAGGAGAAGCTCCGCATCAAAGCTGCTTAGTATTAACGAGTCGGGAAAAACCTAGAGAATTAGCATCAAAAGAAGGCGAAACACTGCCGATTCGATCCTTAAAACTGATGGGATTGAAGCAAGCAGAAGCATGGCAAATCTTTAAGGCAAAGGGTTTTTTCTCAGGCTCTGAATCCGAATGGAAAACCCTAATTGAACACTATGGAGGTAACCCACTAGCCTTAAAGATGGTTGCTTCAGGAATTCAGTACTTGGTCGAGGGGAGTATTACTGAAGTTGTAGAACTGCTAAATCAAGGGTCATTCGTTTTTGATGATATTCGCGATCTTTTAGCCCGACAGTTCAACCGACTCTCAGAGTTAGAAAAGCAGGTGATGTACTGGCTGGCAATTAATCGGGAGCCCGTTTCGTTTCAAGAATTGCAAGCAGATCTTGTCCCAAAAATACCGCCTAGCAAATTACTAGAGAATTTGGCATCTTTGGAGCGGCGATCGCTGATTGAAAGAAATTCAACCAGCTTTACCCAACAACCAGTCGTCATGGAATACATGACTGAACGCCTGATCGAGCAAGTTTGTCAAGAGATTACCACTGAAGAAATTGCACTATTGATGAGCCATGCTCTTATTAAAGCTACTGCAAAAGACTATGTAAGAGCAAGTCAAATTCGCGTTATTTTAGAGCCGATTGCAGACAGAATACGTACCACCTTTAGAACAAAGAAAGATATTGAATATCAACTCTGTCAAATTTTATTTAAGCTTAGAGAAGAATTTTCTGCTTCGCCCGGCTACAGTGGCGGAAATATTATTAACTTATTTAATCAACTCAAGATTAATTTAGCCAACTATGACTTTTCTAATCTGACTGTTTGGCAAGCAGACCTACGGCAGGTAAATCTGTATAATGTCAATTTCCAGAACGCCGATCTCGTTAAGTCTGTTTTTGCTGAAAGCTTAAGTGGTGTTTTGTCGCTTGCCATTTCCCCGTGTGGAAAACTTTTGGCTACAGGTGATTCCAATAATGAGATTCGCTTGTGGCAAGTTGCAGATGGTAAACAACTCTTGACTTTCAAGGGTCACACTAGTTGGGTCTGGTCAGTGGATTTTAGTCCAGATAGTCATACATTGGTTAGTGGTAGTGCTGACTCCTCGGTGAAACTGTGGGATGTCAGCACGGGTCAATGCCTCAAAACATTGCACGGTCATATCAGCGCAGTACGGGCAGTTGCTTTCAGTCCACAAGGTAATACCTTAGCCAGTGGTAGTGATGGTCAGACGTTAAAGTTGTGGGATGTCAGCACGGGTCAGTGTTTCAATACCTTGCACGGTCATACTAGTGGGGTCTGGTCAGTCAGCTTCAGTCGACAAGGTAATACCCTTGCTAGTGGTAGTGCTGACTCCTCAGTGAAGTTGTGGGATGTCAGCACAGGTCAATGTCTCAAAACTTTGCACGGTCACACTGGTCTAGTATTCTCAGTCGGTTTTAGTTCAGCTGGTCAGACTCTCGCTAGTGGCAGTGCTGACTCCTCAGTGAAGTTGTGGGATGTTAGCACAGGTCAATGTCTTAAAACTTTGCACGGTCATACTAGTGGGGTCTGGTCAGTCGCCTTCAGTCCAAATGCTCAAAACCTTGCTAGTGGCAGTGATGACTCCTCAGTGAAGTTGTGGGATGTCAGCACAGGTCAATGTCTCAAAACTTTGCACGGTCATACTGGTATAGTATTCTCAGTTAGCTTCAGTCCAAGCGCTCAAACCCTTGCTAGTGGAAGTTTTGACTCCTCAGTAAGGTTGTGGGACGCTATCACGGGTCAATGTCTCAAAACTTTGCATGGTCATACGAGTAGGGTACGGTGCGTAGGCTTCAGTGTGGATGGCAAAACCCTAGCCAGTAGCAGTGAAGACTCCTCAGTAAGGTTGTGGGACGCTATCACGGGTCAATGTTTCAAAACTTTGCACGGTCATACTAGTGGGGTCTGGTCGGTCAGCTTCAGTCCACAAGGTAATACCCTTGCTAGTGGCAGTGATGATCAGACAGTAAGATTGTGGGATATCAGCACGGGTCAATGCCTTAAAACTTTGCACGGTCATACCAGTGGGGTACGGGCAGTAGCTTTCAGTCCAGAAGGTAATACCCTAGCCAGTGGTAGTGATGGTCAGATGGTAAAGTTGTGGGACGTTAATACGGGTCAATGCCTCAATACTTTGTGTGGTCATACTGACCGAGTCTGGTCAATTGGCTTCAGTCCAGATGGACAAACCCTGATCAGTGGTGATGGTGACCATACAGTGAGGCTGTGGGATGTCAGTACTGGTCAATGTCTCAAAACTTTGCACGGTCACAATGCTCTGGTATCTTCTGTCGGCTTTAGTTCAGCTGGTCAGACCCTCGCTAGTGGCAGTGCTGACCGAACGGTGAGGTTGTGGGACGTTAATACAGGTCAATGCCTCAATACTTTGCATGGTCATACTGACATAGTCTGGTCAATTGACCTCAGTCCAGATGGACAAACCGTGATCAGTGGTAGTGGTGACCATACAGTGAGGTTGTGGGATGTCAAGACTGGTCAATGTCTCAATACTTTGCACGGTCACACTAGTGGGGTATGGTCAGTCGGCTTCAGTCCGGATGGTAGTACCCTGGTAAGTGGTAGCCAAGATGAAACAATTAAGCTTTGGGATGTCAAGACAGGCGAGTGCTTAAAAACTCTGAGAGCTGACAGACTTTACGAGGGCATGAACATTACTGGCGTTACAGGTTTAACAGAAGCTCAGAAAAGCACTCTAAGGACATTGGGAGCCGTTGAACTGTTCGCATCTGTTGTTCCAGCGCCTCGGCAGCTTGATTTAAATTGCGGACATCGTTAG
- a CDS encoding DUF4278 domain-containing protein, whose protein sequence is MKLIYRGVAYQYSPPQLRLTQTELVLKYRGANWRSRQLLEVPMQKPDLQLKYRGIAYSTTQSLTPEFPSHNVCSQPSFELVKP, encoded by the coding sequence ATGAAACTCATTTATCGGGGTGTAGCGTATCAATATAGCCCTCCTCAGTTGAGATTGACCCAGACTGAGTTAGTACTCAAGTATCGAGGTGCCAACTGGCGATCGCGGCAACTCCTAGAAGTGCCAATGCAAAAGCCAGATCTCCAGCTCAAATATCGAGGTATTGCCTACAGCACTACTCAATCCCTCACACCTGAATTTCCCAGCCATAACGTTTGTTCTCAACCCAGCTTTGAGCTAGTGAAGCCATGA
- a CDS encoding NarK family nitrate/nitrite MFS transporter, with translation MTWFAFFLSFVVWFNFAPFAPTVKAELALSEPQLRTIALCNVALTVPARIIVGMILDRFGPRITYSCLLIYAAIPCLTFAFAQNFSQLVYSRLALSIVGCGFVIGIRMVAEWFPPREIGLAEGIYGGWGNFGSAGAAFTLPSIAAATAFLAAGQLNWRLAIALTGIVAAVYGVIYFFSVQDTPSGKVYERPESSAGMEVTTKKDFWFLLLMNIPLIGILGVLAWRLNQVQFLTSTTLYVIWFLLVCLYAFQSYNIWQANKKLMTGEKRYSPADRYKFSQVANLELAYVACFGSELAVVSMLPTFFQRGFGLNAALAGAVAGMYAFMNLVARPGGGLISDKIGSRKWTLAVTLAGTGIAYLVFSSLGGNVALPLVVIMTMLTSFFVMAAEGATYAIVPLVKRRVTGQIAGNVGAYGNVGAVAFLTIYSLLPNDRAGDQIFFQMLGVVGLIVASLCAFFLKEPEGSHGEEDELPLTAPKVPVSKHREF, from the coding sequence ATGACCTGGTTTGCTTTCTTTTTAAGCTTTGTGGTCTGGTTTAACTTCGCGCCTTTTGCACCAACCGTCAAAGCTGAGTTAGCTCTAAGTGAACCTCAACTAAGAACGATCGCCCTGTGTAACGTGGCATTAACAGTTCCGGCGCGAATTATTGTTGGCATGATTCTGGATCGATTTGGTCCGCGGATTACCTACTCATGCCTACTGATTTATGCTGCGATTCCTTGTCTGACATTTGCATTCGCACAGAACTTTAGTCAGTTGGTCTACAGCCGCTTGGCATTAAGTATTGTTGGGTGTGGATTTGTGATTGGCATCCGCATGGTAGCCGAGTGGTTTCCCCCTAGAGAAATTGGTTTAGCAGAAGGTATTTATGGCGGCTGGGGTAACTTTGGTTCGGCAGGAGCAGCGTTTACTCTCCCTTCAATCGCAGCTGCAACCGCCTTTTTAGCTGCTGGTCAACTTAACTGGCGGTTAGCGATCGCCCTGACGGGGATTGTTGCCGCTGTCTACGGAGTAATTTATTTCTTCAGTGTCCAAGATACGCCCTCTGGAAAAGTCTATGAACGACCTGAGAGCAGCGCCGGGATGGAAGTAACAACTAAAAAGGACTTCTGGTTTCTGCTGCTGATGAACATTCCCCTAATTGGAATTTTGGGCGTTCTGGCTTGGCGCTTAAACCAAGTTCAGTTCCTCACTTCAACAACATTATATGTAATCTGGTTTCTGCTGGTGTGCTTATATGCGTTTCAATCCTACAACATCTGGCAGGCAAATAAGAAGTTGATGACGGGCGAAAAGCGTTATTCTCCTGCAGATCGCTATAAGTTCTCCCAAGTCGCCAACTTAGAGCTAGCCTATGTTGCTTGTTTCGGGTCTGAGCTAGCCGTTGTTTCGATGCTGCCAACGTTTTTTCAGCGAGGCTTCGGATTAAATGCGGCGCTGGCAGGGGCAGTTGCTGGAATGTACGCATTCATGAATCTGGTAGCCCGCCCAGGAGGCGGCTTGATCTCTGACAAAATTGGCAGCCGCAAGTGGACATTGGCAGTCACGTTAGCTGGTACGGGGATTGCCTATCTAGTATTTAGCAGTCTGGGTGGGAATGTGGCGCTTCCCTTAGTTGTAATTATGACCATGTTGACCTCGTTTTTTGTGATGGCAGCAGAAGGTGCGACTTATGCAATTGTGCCACTGGTTAAGCGCCGAGTGACCGGTCAAATTGCAGGGAATGTCGGTGCTTACGGCAACGTGGGAGCAGTCGCTTTCCTGACTATTTACAGCTTGTTACCCAACGATCGAGCGGGCGATCAGATCTTTTTCCAGATGCTGGGCGTTGTCGGCTTGATTGTGGCTAGCCTTTGTGCCTTCTTCCTCAAGGAACCTGAAGGCTCCCACGGTGAGGAGGATGAGCTACCACTGACAGCGCCCAAAGTTCCTGTTTCAAAACATCGCGAATTTTAA
- a CDS encoding chloride channel protein: MSSTASNQSTQIATNNPDPAQDTPSYERELGYRQTILCSAIIGIAGGLVATGYYYVLEGSLHLVWHTLPQFLAPYFPTAIPPWNYVWIATTIGGFLVGLTLHFMGLPGEVALVVDKVHDPGRVSLRQTPAMIVASLFSITAGGSAGPEAPLVQINGSFGGWLGNKLKLTRPTTRVLTFCGMSAALGAFFGAPLGGALFALEIPHRRGLEYYEAIIPAVLSAILSFFVFRFNTGLTIGGMYHFAAIPKLSLMNLGQGALLGALGALVAIIFIFLFRSIGYLSHYLEHRTILLATLGGLSIGLIALAFPQTLFFGEKEIELIVETGATFGIKMLLLIVLAKMLAVSCTLHSGFRGGFIFPLFYIGAAAGLAISLAVPQIHPTIGMICMMAAVNVAVTKTPISTTVILSVLSDTAMVPVLVIASFVSFLLTTQVCLIQTQRSRVTVAADEANKIDLSVSASAG; this comes from the coding sequence ATGTCGTCAACGGCTTCAAATCAATCAACCCAGATCGCCACTAACAATCCCGATCCGGCACAAGACACTCCCAGCTATGAGCGAGAGCTGGGCTATCGGCAAACCATTCTTTGCTCAGCAATCATTGGCATTGCTGGAGGATTAGTTGCAACCGGATATTACTACGTCTTAGAGGGAAGTTTACATCTTGTCTGGCATACACTGCCGCAGTTTCTAGCACCGTACTTTCCTACAGCCATTCCCCCCTGGAACTATGTGTGGATTGCTACTACCATTGGTGGGTTTCTCGTCGGTTTAACATTACACTTCATGGGGCTTCCTGGTGAAGTTGCCTTAGTCGTTGACAAGGTACACGATCCGGGTCGAGTGTCACTGCGCCAAACCCCAGCGATGATTGTTGCCTCACTGTTTTCAATTACTGCTGGGGGTAGTGCCGGACCAGAAGCCCCGCTTGTACAAATTAATGGCAGTTTTGGCGGCTGGTTGGGTAATAAGTTGAAGCTGACTCGCCCTACAACCCGGGTACTAACTTTCTGCGGAATGAGCGCGGCACTCGGAGCCTTCTTTGGCGCACCTCTCGGTGGTGCACTGTTTGCCCTAGAAATTCCCCATCGTCGCGGATTGGAATATTACGAGGCGATTATTCCAGCTGTCTTAAGCGCGATTCTCAGCTTTTTTGTGTTTCGATTTAATACCGGGCTGACGATTGGTGGGATGTACCACTTTGCTGCTATTCCTAAGCTTTCACTAATGAATCTCGGTCAGGGTGCATTACTTGGAGCGCTCGGGGCACTAGTTGCGATTATCTTTATTTTCCTGTTCCGTAGTATTGGGTATTTAAGCCATTATCTTGAACATCGCACAATCCTACTCGCTACTTTGGGCGGTTTATCAATTGGGCTGATTGCTTTGGCTTTTCCTCAAACCCTGTTTTTTGGCGAAAAAGAGATTGAACTTATAGTAGAGACAGGGGCTACATTTGGGATTAAGATGTTGCTGCTAATCGTCTTGGCTAAAATGCTGGCGGTCAGCTGCACTCTCCACTCTGGTTTCCGGGGAGGATTCATTTTTCCGCTGTTTTATATTGGCGCAGCAGCAGGCTTAGCAATTTCCCTGGCTGTTCCCCAAATTCACCCAACAATTGGCATGATCTGCATGATGGCAGCAGTCAACGTAGCAGTTACTAAAACGCCAATTAGTACCACTGTAATTCTCAGTGTGCTTTCTGACACAGCAATGGTTCCCGTCCTTGTCATTGCCAGTTTCGTTAGTTTCCTGTTAACGACCCAGGTGTGCTTAATTCAGACTCAGCGATCGCGGGTGACAGTTGCTGCCGATGAAGCCAATAAAATTGACCTCAGTGTTAGTGCTTCCGCCGGCTAG
- a CDS encoding phosphate-starvation-inducible PsiE family protein, with product MVPFRKVSKQITTVCKDQSFLNLIENMEGIISKILSIAMLVVIIVAIADLGNFLIRELLSEPYGFFSTTLIEIFGLFLNILIALEILANIAAYLKKHSIQVELVIITSLIAVARKLIILDLAKTTGVQLMGLAIAIISLSISYWLIRHTNARQAR from the coding sequence ATGGTGCCATTTAGGAAAGTATCAAAGCAAATTACAACAGTTTGCAAGGATCAGAGCTTTCTGAACCTGATTGAAAACATGGAGGGCATCATCTCTAAAATTCTCTCCATTGCAATGTTGGTGGTCATCATAGTTGCTATTGCCGATCTGGGCAACTTTCTGATTCGAGAGCTGTTATCAGAACCTTATGGATTCTTTAGCACTACGTTAATTGAAATTTTCGGACTGTTTTTAAATATTTTGATTGCTCTAGAAATTTTAGCTAACATCGCAGCATATTTAAAAAAACACTCCATTCAAGTTGAGTTAGTTATCATTACTTCTTTAATTGCAGTTGCTCGTAAACTGATTATTCTTGATCTGGCAAAAACAACAGGAGTACAGTTAATGGGGCTAGCAATCGCTATTATTTCCTTGTCAATTAGTTACTGGCTGATTCGTCACACCAATGCCAGACAAGCGCGTTAA
- a CDS encoding nitrate reductase associated protein: MGEFFQFEADFVESLRCIPMQVRYKLDTCGIKLKLSHWNHFSSTERQALVEQPCATQTEIQAYREFLQQLVQKHSGEAAQELPVEPHPAWMNATTLPPELQDRAKEIGVKIAPHQWAALTPLQRFALIKLSRPSHENKNFLPAMKEFHLL; the protein is encoded by the coding sequence ATGGGAGAGTTTTTTCAATTCGAGGCAGATTTTGTAGAAAGCCTGCGCTGCATTCCGATGCAGGTACGGTATAAGCTGGATACTTGCGGTATTAAGCTGAAATTATCCCATTGGAACCATTTCAGTTCAACTGAGCGTCAAGCTTTAGTTGAGCAGCCATGCGCCACGCAAACTGAGATTCAAGCCTACCGGGAATTTCTCCAACAGCTGGTTCAAAAACATAGCGGCGAAGCAGCACAGGAACTGCCAGTAGAGCCGCACCCGGCTTGGATGAATGCCACCACCCTTCCACCCGAGCTTCAGGATAGGGCTAAAGAAATTGGTGTAAAAATCGCGCCTCACCAATGGGCAGCCTTGACTCCGTTGCAACGCTTTGCTTTGATCAAACTCAGCCGCCCTAGTCATGAAAACAAAAACTTTTTACCAGCAATGAAGGAATTCCATCTGCTTTAA
- a CDS encoding 4'-phosphopantetheinyl transferase superfamily protein — MTDLDYVWLPPPTDLTVTSSDVHVWRAALAQPAARVQQLVQTLSADERIRAERFYFERDRNRFIVGRGLLRIVLSRYLGIAPDQLQFYYGSRGKPALAETLSESKLRFNLSHSEEMALYAVTRDREIGIDIEYIRPITEMEQIAKRFFSIQENAVFCTLPPNQKQTAFFNCWTRKEAYVKAIGDGLALSLTQFDVSLTSGEPARLLAIQGDRSAANHWSLQEVKPAPGYVAALAVEGHGWNLSCWQWQD, encoded by the coding sequence ATGACAGATCTTGACTATGTGTGGCTTCCTCCACCAACAGACTTAACAGTAACAAGTAGTGATGTTCATGTCTGGCGTGCTGCCCTTGCTCAACCAGCAGCGCGCGTTCAACAGTTGGTGCAAACCCTCTCCGCTGATGAGCGAATACGGGCAGAACGTTTTTACTTTGAGCGAGACAGGAATCGTTTCATCGTTGGTAGAGGGCTACTCAGGATCGTCCTAAGTCGCTACTTAGGCATTGCTCCAGATCAATTGCAATTTTATTATGGTTCGCGTGGCAAGCCAGCTTTAGCGGAAACACTAAGCGAGAGTAAGTTGCGTTTTAACTTGTCTCACTCCGAAGAAATGGCACTGTATGCGGTGACACGCGATCGCGAAATCGGGATCGACATTGAATACATCCGCCCAATTACCGAAATGGAGCAGATCGCCAAACGCTTCTTTTCAATTCAAGAAAATGCTGTGTTTTGCACCTTACCTCCGAACCAGAAGCAAACAGCCTTTTTTAATTGCTGGACGCGCAAGGAAGCTTATGTGAAAGCGATTGGAGATGGATTAGCTTTATCCCTGACTCAGTTTGATGTCTCACTAACTTCCGGTGAACCAGCGAGACTGCTAGCCATTCAAGGCGATCGCTCTGCCGCTAACCACTGGTCTCTCCAAGAAGTGAAACCTGCCCCCGGTTACGTAGCTGCTTTAGCTGTAGAAGGGCATGGCTGGAACCTCAGCTGTTGGCAATGGCAAGATTGA